One part of the Lotus japonicus ecotype B-129 chromosome 2, LjGifu_v1.2 genome encodes these proteins:
- the LOC130740092 gene encoding 7-deoxyloganetic acid glucosyltransferase-like, with protein MEENSASASTAHVLIFPLPAQGHVNSMLKLAQLLALHNLHVTFLNTEYIHNRLTRFGNIQALSAASYPTLHFKTISDSYTENQHPGFGSSGIKDVFTSLSLYGKPLLREVLASQSAGIPKVSCIIVDGVFGSLATDVAAEFGIQLIHFRTISACCYWAYFCAPRLFETNELPIRGDDDMDRIIKNIPGMENLLRCRDLPSFYREGKEIDKPLSLDSIISMTLQSLEADAFILNTFDDLEGSVLSQIRLHFPKLFTLGPLHHHLNTRKTTSSEHPSNSFKSSLYEVDRSCMTWLDSQAKGSVIYVSFGSTTSMKKEQMMEIWHGLVNSNKRFLWVVRPDTVAGGIEGVAVEVEEGTKERGLIVGWVPQEEVLAHEAVGGFLTHSGWNSTLESVVAGVPMICWPYFADQQVNSRFVSEVWKLGLDMKDVCDRNVVEKMVNELMDGRREEFQRSAKKMALLANKSVSQGGSSHSNLDDLIGFIKSRGRG; from the exons ATGGAAGAAAACTCTGCATCAGCTTCAACTGCACACGTGCTCATCTTCCCTCTTCCAGCGCAGGGCCATGTAAACTCCATGCTGAAGCTCGCTCAGCTTCTCGCCCTTCACAATCTCCATGTCACCTTCCTCAACACTGAGTACATCCACAACCGCCTCACTCGTTTCGGCAACATCCAAGCTCTTTCAGCTGCATCTTACCCAACGCTCCATTTCAAGACCATCTCTGATTCTTACACAGAGAATCAGCATCCAGGATTCGGATCAAGTGGAATTAAGGACGTGTTTACGTCCCTGAGTTTATATGGCAAGCCTCTTTTGAGAGAGGTTCTAGCGTCACAGAGTGCTGGAATTCCCAAAGTGAGTTGCATTATAGTGGATGGGGTTTTTGGAAGCCTTGCCACTGATGTGGCTGCTGAGTTTGGGATTCAACTCATTCATTTTCGTACAATCAGTGCTTGTTGCTACTGGGCTTATTTCTGTGCTCCAAGGCTCTTTGAGACCAATGAACTTCCCATTAGAG GGGACGATGACATGGATCGCATCATAAAGAACATCCCAGGCATGGAAAACTTGCTTCGTTGCAGAGACCTCCCAAGTTTTTACCGAGAAGGCAAAGAGATAGACAAGCCTCTGTCTCTGGACTCTATTATCTCTATGACCCTACAATCACTGGAAGCAGATGCATTCATACTCAACACATTCGATGACCTAGAAGGCTCGGTCCTCTCCCAGATTCGCCTTCACTTCCCTAAACTCTTCACCCTCGgccccctccaccaccacctcaacACCAGAAAAACAACTTCTTCTGAACACCCTTCAAATTCGTTCAAGAGCAGTTTATACGAAGTGGACAGAAGCTGCATGACATGGTTGGACTCTCAGGCTAAAGGGTCAGTGATATATGTGAGCTTTGGCAGCACAACGTCGATGAAGAAAGAGCAAATGATGGAGATTTGGCACGGATTGGTAAACAGTAACAAGCGGTTCTTGTGGGTGGTGAGGCCTGACACAGTGGCAGGAGGAATAGAGGGTgtggcggtggaggtggaggaaggGACTAAGGAACGAGGGTTGATTGTGGGGTGGGTGCCGCAAGAGGAGGTGCTAGCCCATGAGGCGGTCGGTGGGTTCTTGACGCACAGTGGTTGGAACTCTACTCTAGAGAGTGTGGTGGCTGGTGTGCCTATGATTTGCTGGCCTTACTTTGCGGATCAGCAAGTGAATAGTAGATTTGTGAGTGAGGTTTGGAAGCTTGGGTTGGACATGAAGGATGTTTGTGACAGGAATGTTGTGGAGAAGATGGTGAATGAACTCATGGATGGCAGGAGGGAGGAGTTTCAAAGATCAGCTAAGAAAATGGCTTTGTTGGCTAATAAGAGTGTGAGTCAAGGTGGTTCTTCGCATTCCAACCTGGATGATTTGATTGGGTTCATAAAATCAAGAGGCAGAGGTTGA
- the LOC130740093 gene encoding RNA polymerase II degradation factor 1 produces the protein MALLGDDGRGYELARKLESCGVWRTWLGDSTYSNFAPFLSSPSAWDSFISTDPSNSRAHIHLQLRVRALLFDKASSATTTTTTSSSISLLNPSFLRLHPDDLYFTLDQPPPKNQSKAYRNDDLPETWYTQVMESYKANKKLLAGDRESPKRSPVEMASYVKYTANQKKRRLAFREGNHAADHASTMQPNGGNFVDDSNDNGDGDESVFPEVTFMWNCVPESALPMSNRVEINPQKMKLYSSILDTLPPLMTRNPAMIERLGIRPEIISAEHGGPLKFRPQWTGRVLSPEQGTKLSQKVVARILLGVGFEASMEGPVEYFAEVMSKRIVKIGTNLKVLTDSYKKQCSAIELLKMLLKTVGFSNFAPLVDVVKDGSKNIVQQSQQQVLGSQMQMQPQQQSSVRLPREVQMRQMQQFLHSRNLAMHQQQLQQQQQLQQQQQLQQQQQQQQQLQQQQQQQQLQQQQQLERLRTHPTSTPRAAMDIDKERPLVQVKIENQTDLPVDGNSFNTRHPQMQFRQQQMAAMSSFHPQSSNQFRQMANLQIPAMQSPNIGMVRARPVKVEGFQELMGSPSSTKLDSEENRLTSPSSK, from the exons ATGGCTCTGCTGGGAGACGACGGTCGCGGTTACGAACTGGCGCGGAAGCTTGAATCCTGCGGCGTCTGGCGAACCTGGCTCGGCGACTCCACCTACTCCAATTTCGCTCCCTTCCTCTCTTCCCCTTCCGCTTGGGACTCCTTCATCTCAACCGATCCTTCCAATTCTAGGGCTCACATCCACCTTCAACTCCGCGTCCGCGCTCTCCTCTTCGACAAAGCctcctccgccaccaccaccaccaccacttcttcCTCCATCTCCCTCCTCAACCCTTCCTTCCTCCGCTTGCACCCCGACGACCTCTACTTCACACTCGATCAACCTCCCCCTAAG AATCAATCCAAAGCGTACCGGAACGACGATTTGCCTGAAACCTGGTATACTCAGGTCATGGAGAGCTATAAGGCGAACAAGAAGCTACTCGCCGGCGACCGAGAATCCCCGAAACGCTCCCCGGTGGAGATGGCTTCCTATGTTAAGTACACCGCGAATCAGAAAAAGAGGCGTCTCGCGTTTAGGGAAGGAAATCATGCTGCTGATCATGCCTCCACAATGCAACCAAATGGTGGTAATTTTGTTGATGATAGCAATGataatggtgatggtgatgagtcTGTTTTTCCTGAAGTAACATTTATGTGGAACTGTGTACCTGAGAGTGCACTTCCAATGTCTAACAGGGTGGAGATTAATCCACAAAAGATGAAGCTGTATAGTAGTATTCTTGATACATTGCCTCCTCTTATGACGAGGAATCCTGCTATGATCGAGAGGCTTGGGATTAGGCCTGAGATCATTAGCGCCGAACATGGGGGACCCTTGAAATTCAGGCCTCAGTGGACCGGCAGAGTTCTTAGTCCGGAGCAAGGGACGAAGTTGTCTCAGAAGGTGGTGGCGCGGATATTGTTGGGGGTGGGATTTGAAGCTTCCATGGAAGGTCCGGTTGAGTACTTTGCTGAAGTGATGAGCAAACGCATTGTTAAAATCGGTACCAATCTGAAAGTGCTTACTGATAGTTATAAAAAACAGTGCTCCGCCATTGAACTTCTTAAGATGTTGCTTAAAACAGTGGGGTTTAG TAATTTTGCCCCATTAGTGGATGTGGTTAAAGATGGCTCCAAGAATATTGTACAGCAAAGTCAGCAACAAGTTCTCGGAAGTCAGATGCAGATGCAGCCACAACAGCAAAGTTCCGTTAGGCTACCTCGAGAG GTTCAGATGAGACAGATGCAACAATTTTTGCATTCCCGTAATTTGGCTATGCACCAGCAACAATTGCAACAGCAGCAACAATTGCAACAGCAGCAGCAAttgcaacagcaacagcagcagcagcagcagttgcaacaacagcagcagcagcagcaattgcaacagcagcagcagttaGAGAGATTGAGAACTCACCCAACGTCTACTCCCCGCGCTGCAATGGATATAGATAAGGAAAGACCATTGGTTCAAGTCAAGATTGAAAACCAAACAGATTTACCAGTTGATGGTAATTCCTTCAATACCAGACATCCTCAAATGCAGTTTAGGCAGCAGCAGATGGCTGCAATGTCAAGTTTCCATCCTCAATCTAGCAATCAGTTCAGACAGATGGCAAACCTACAGATTCCTGCAATGCAGTCGCC GAACATTGGCATGGTTAGAGCCCGGCCTGTTAAGGTGGAGGGCTTCCAGGAATTGATGGGTTCCCCTTCTTCAACAAAGCTTGATTCAGAGGAAAATAGACTGACTTCGCCCAGTAGTAAATAG
- the LOC130740094 gene encoding pentatricopeptide repeat-containing protein At5g65560 codes for MRKLTPFSTLLHHNNSLLKPLKPFSSSSLQPDLPSQIFTILSRPQWRKDPTVNTLIPSLTTTHLSSLFNLNPHPLTALNFFRWIRRQHGFTHTVRSHEPLLLLLVRNGLLRAAENVRNSMIKSSLSPHDARFVLNLLRRMNNSDDEKLAFKLSVTSYNRLLMCLSRFAMVDELGSLYKEMLDGGVVPNLITLNTMLNAYCKLGNMVVGELYFSRLLIGGFCPDAFTYTSLILGYCKNHAVDRACRVFELMPQRGCPRNEVSYTNLIHGLCEAGRLDEALELFLQMKGDKCFPTVRTYTVLIGALCESGKEVKALKFFEEMVDSGCEPNVYTYTVLIDYFCKQSRMDEGMEMLNKMLEKGLASSAVPYNALIAGYCKRGMMDDAMNVLVMMESNKVCPNARTLNELICGFCGNKSMDRAMALLNKMFEKKLSPDLITYNTLIHGLYKAGVVDSACRLFDLMIKDGHIPDLWTFSALIDGLCRTGKIEKAHQIFESLKEKHVKANEHIYTALIDGYCKAGKIQDAHLLFKGMLAEDCLPNSITFNVLIDGMRKEGKMQDAMSLVDDMVKFDVVPTVRTYTILIEEMLKGGDFDRANRILNQMISIGYQPNVVTYTAFIKAYCCQGRLEDAEEMVAKIMKEGIVLDSLIYDLLINAYGCVGQLDGAFSVLKRMFDTGCEPSRQTFSILMKHLINEKHKMEGSNPVSLDLNSTNISVDYADIWKITDYEITTMLLEKMVEYDCVPNVNTYSRLIKGFCKVERMDIAFRLFNHMRESGISPSENNHNSLLSGCCKLGMHGEALGLLDSMMECSHLAHLESYKFLICGLFEQGDKEKAKVVFHSLLSRGYNYDEVAWKVLIDGLAKRGCVDQCSELLNIMEKNGCCLHSETCSMLNQELNGN; via the coding sequence ATGAGAAAACTCACACCCTTTTCCactcttctccatcacaacaACAGCCTCCTTAAACCCCTTAAACCCTTCTCTTCGTCTTCACTGCAACCCGATCTCCCTTCTCAGATCTTCACCATCCTCTCTCGCCCCCAATGGCGAAAAGATCCCACCGTTAACACCCTTATCCCCTCTCTCACCACAACCCACCTCTCCTCCCTCTTCAACCTCAACCCTCACCCTCTCACCGCCTTGAACTTCTTCCGCTGGATCCGCCGCCAACACGGCTTCACCCACACCGTTCGTTCCCACGAGCcgcttctcctcctccttgtgCGTAATGGGTTGCTTCGTGCTGCTGAGAATGTTCGAAACTCCATGATAAAGTCATCTCTCTCCCCCCATGATGCGAGGTTTGTGCTGAATCTTTTGCGCCGTATGAACAATAGTGATGATGAGAAGCTAGCTTTTAAGCTTTCTGTTACCTCGTATAATAGGCTTCTCATGTGCTTGTCGCGTTTTGCTATGGTTGATGAATTGGGGAGTTTGTATAAGGAGATGTTGGATGGCGGGGTTGTTCCGAATTTGATAACGCTGAATACCATGTTGAATGCTTATTGCAAATTGGGGAACATGGTTGTGGGGGAGCTTTATTTTTCTAGGTTGCTAATAGGTGGTTTTTGTCCTGATGCATTCACTTACACTTCGTTGATTTTGGGTTACTGTAAAAATCATGCTGTGGATAGAGCTTGTAGAGTGTTTGAGCTTATGCCGCAGCGAGGCTGCCCGAGGAACGAGGTTTCGTATACTAATCTTATTCATGGGCTCTGTGAAGCTGGGCGGCTCGATGAGGCTCTCGAGTTGTTCTTGCAAATGAAGGGGGATAAGTGTTTTCCCACGGTTCGAACTTATACTGTTCTCATAGGGGCGCTCTGTGAGTCGGGTAAGGAGGTGAAGGCTTTGAAATTTTTTGAGGAGATGGTGGATAGTGGTTGTGAGCCGAATGTTTATACTTACACTGTGTTGATTGATTACTTCTGCAAACAGAGCAGGATGGATGAGGGGATGGAAATGTTAAACAAAATGCTGGAGAAAGGCTTGGCTTCTAGTGCTGTTCCGTACAATGCCTTGATTGCTGGGTATTGTAAGCGTGGGATGATGGATGACGCCATGAATGTTTTGGTTATGATGGAGTCGAATAAAGTTTGTCCAAATGCTCGTACACTTAATGAACtgatttgtgggttttgtgggaACAAAAGCATGGACAGGGCAATGGCATTGCTTAATAAAATGTTTGAAAAAAAGCTGTCTCCGGACCTCATCACGTATAACACATTAATCCACGGGCTGTACAAAGCAGGTGTTGTAGATAGTGCTTGCCGATTGTTTGATTTGATGATTAAAGATGGTCACATTCCTGATCTGTGGACCTTTAGTGCTTTGATAGATGGCCTCTGTAGAACGGGTAAGATAGAGAAAGCTCATCAGATCTTTGAGTCTCTGAAGGAAAAACATGTCAAAGCAAATGAACATATATATACAGCCTTGATTGATGGATACTGCAAGGCTGGGAAAATTCAAGATGCCCATTTATTATTTAAAGGGATGCTTGCAGAGGATTGTTTGCCAAACTCTATCACGTTTAATGTATTGATAGATGGCATGCGCAAAGAGGGGAAAATGCAAGATGCAATGTCGTTGGTGGATGACATGGTAAAGTTTGATGTGGTGCCTACTGTTCGCACATATACAATTCTCATTGAGGAAATGCTGAAGGGAGGTGACTTTGACCGTGCTAATAGGATCCTCAACCAAATGATTTCAATTGGATATCAGCCTAACGTCGTCACATATACTGCATTTATCAAGGCATATTGCTGCCAAGGAAGGTTAGAGGATGCTGAAGAGATGGTGGCCAAGATTATGAAAGAAGGCATAGTACTTGACTCCTTGATCTATGATTtattaattaatgcatatggATGTGTGGGACAACTAGATGGTGCATTTAGTGTTCTCAAACGCATGTTTGATACTGGCTGTGAGCCTTCGCGCCAAACTTTTTCCATCCTAATGAAGCATCTAATAAATGAAAAACATAAGATGGAAGGGAGCAATCCTGTTTCTCTGGATTTAAATTCAACTAATATCTCAGTTGACTATGCAGATATATGGAAGATAACTGACTATGAAATCACAACTATGCTCCTTGAGAAAATGGTGGAATATGACTGTGTGCCTAATGTAAACACTTATAGCAGGCTTATTAAAGGATTTTGCAAGGTGGAACGCATGGACATAGCCTTCAGATTGTTCAATCATATGAGAGAAAGTGGAATTTCTCCATCTGAGAATAATCATAATTCTCTTCTTAGTGGTTGCTGCAAGTTGGGAATGCATGGGGAGGCATTGGGATTGTTAGATTCTATGATGGAGTGTAGTCATTTGGCTCATCTAGAATCCTACAAGTTTCTCATTTGTGGGTTATTTGAACAAGGGGACAAAGAGAAGGCTAAAGTAGTTTTTCATAGTTTACTAAGTCGTGGGTACAATTACGATGAAGTGGCTTGGAAAGTTCTAATTGATGGCTTAGCTAAGAGGGGGTGTGTGGATCAATGCTCAGAATTGTTGAATATTATGGAGAAAAATGGTTGCTGTTTACATTCTGAGACTTGCTCTATGTTAAATCAGGAACTAAATGGAAATTAA
- the LOC130740095 gene encoding RNA-binding KH domain-containing protein RCF3 isoform X1, which produces METNHTVMESTSLPMQDPTSPAAAEPEQHQHQHQHRSPRPSSSKRNYKSKRPVFKILPGQIAFRLVCHASIVGGLIGSSGSIVSQLRRETGCKIHCEDAVPGTDDRVILIIGSLWPRKGVALEDGEVEVSNAQEASVRVFERVWELEAEKGVNRTINSEVVCKLLAHTSQIGALVGKGGKNISTIRNNTCTKIRVCPSPPCAAKDEELVLITGESLGVKKALVSVSHCLQDCPPLAKAPVSLSPPTLSSSDMSSPDPHDELFPHLNSWLPSMEGLSINDASRQTTNSNGNFNLDSKGAEHQVVFRILCSNNVAGSVIGKRGAIVRALENKTGASIIFAAPINNFAERIVTVSAIENLGSSYSPAQDAVILVFARIIEDHIGKGFLPASSVESPVTVRLLVASSSVNCLNGNEGQVISELKESTRADIQILHGEPVPTASDNDVVVQITGGYRCVQNALHKITSRIRDNLYPNEVLAEARTNSNFQVNKDIAEGNFSAHGKSAFPLGRFMRQNAGGHGGSNSENGVLHTDLSENSERGRGNMLATVTNTTVEIVVSEHVFSSVYGEDGGNVDRIRQISGASVTVYDPSAGTSQGKVVISGTPDQTFAAQSLLQAFIQSGQVS; this is translated from the exons ATGGAAACAAATCACACAGTAATGGAATCCACCTCTCTCCCAATGCAAGACCCAACTTCCCCCGCCGCCGCCGAACCCGAACAACACCAGCACCAGCACCAGCACCGGTCGCCGCGGCCGTCATCGTCGAAGCGCAACTACAAGTCAAAGCGGCCAGTATTCAAGATTCTCCCAGGTCAGATCGCGTTCCGTCTGGTCTGCCACGCGTCCATAGTCGGCGGCTTAATCGGCAGCTCCGGTTCCATCGTGTCCCAGCTCCGGCGAGAAACCGGTTGCAAAATCCACTGCGAGGACGCCGTGCCCGGCACCGATGACCGGGTCATACTGATAATCGGGTCTCTTTGGCCCCGGAAAGGCGTCGCGTTGGAAGATGGCGAGGTCGAGGTTTCCAACGCGCAGGAAGCTTCGGTTAGGGTTTTTGAGAGGGTTTGGGAGCTTGAAGCTGAGAAAGGGGTTAACAGAACCATTAACAGTGAAGTTGTCTGTAAATTGCTTGCACACACTTCTCAGATTGGTGCTCTTGTGGGGAAAGGAGGGAAGAACATTTCCACCATTAGGAATAATACTTGTACGAAAATTAGGGTTTGCCCTTCTCCTCCTTGTGCCGCTAAAGACGAGGAGTTAGTTCTA ATTACTGGTGAAAGTTTGGGTGTAAAGAAAGCGCTGGTTTCTGTATCTCATTGTCTTCAAGATTGTCCACCATTAGCCAAAGCTCCGGTATCTTTGAGCCCGCCAACTCTTAGCTCTTCTGATATGTCATCCCCGGATCCACATGATGAACTTTTTCCTCACCTTAATTCATGGCTACCCTCCATGGAAGGTTTATCTATAAACGATGCTTCAAGACAGACAACAAACTCTAATGGAAACTTTAATCTTGACTCGAAAGGTGCAGAGCACCAAGTTGTGTTCAGAATCCTTTGCTCTAATAACGTAGCTGGTAGTGTGATTGGCAAAAGAGGGGCTATAGTCAGAGCTCTAGAAAACAAAACAGGTGCTTCTATTATCTTTGCAGCTCCTATAAACAACTTTGCTGAGCGCATTGTCACCGTTTCTGCCATCGAG AACCTTGGATCTAGTTATTCTCCAGCACAAGATGCTGTTATTCTGGTCTTCGCTAGAATTATTGAAGATCATATTGGAAAGGGTTTTCTACCGGCATCTAGTGTAGAATCACCTGTAACTGTGAGGCTTTTAGTTGCATCAAGCTCTGTAAATTGCTTGAATGGCAATGAAGGTCAGGTGATTTCGGAATTGAAAGAGTCAACCAGGGCTGATATACAAATTTTGCATGGAGAGCCGGTTCCAACTGCTTCTGATAATGATGTGGTAGTACAG ATCACTGGTGGGTACAGATGTGTACAAAATGCTCTACATAAAATCACTAGTAGAATCAGGGATAATCTTTACCCAAATGAGGTGCTTGCTGAAGCAAGAACGAATTCCAACTTTCAAGTGAATAAGGATATTGCAGAGGGTAATTTTTCTGCCCATGGAAAATCTGCTTTTCCTTTAGGGAGGTTTATGCGACAG AATGCTGGGGGGCATGGTGGATCTAACTCAGAGAATGGAGTATTACATACGGATTTAAGTGAGAATTCCGAACGTGGGAG AGGAAACATGCTTGCTACTGTGACAAATACTACTGTGGAGATTGTAGTTTCTGAACATGTCTTCAGTTCTGTTTATGGCGAAGATGGCGGCAATGTGGATCGAATCAGACAG ATTTCAGGTGCAAGTGTAACGGTTTATGATCCTTCTGCCGGAACAAGCCAAGGGAAGGTAGTGATATCCGGGACACCTGATCAAACCTTTGCAGCACAGAGCTTGCTTCAAGCCTTCATTCAATCTGGACAAGTAAGCTGA
- the LOC130740095 gene encoding RNA-binding KH domain-containing protein RCF3 isoform X2, giving the protein MSNVLFLSVVNAYMITGESLGVKKALVSVSHCLQDCPPLAKAPVSLSPPTLSSSDMSSPDPHDELFPHLNSWLPSMEGLSINDASRQTTNSNGNFNLDSKGAEHQVVFRILCSNNVAGSVIGKRGAIVRALENKTGASIIFAAPINNFAERIVTVSAIENLGSSYSPAQDAVILVFARIIEDHIGKGFLPASSVESPVTVRLLVASSSVNCLNGNEGQVISELKESTRADIQILHGEPVPTASDNDVVVQITGGYRCVQNALHKITSRIRDNLYPNEVLAEARTNSNFQVNKDIAEGNFSAHGKSAFPLGRFMRQNAGGHGGSNSENGVLHTDLSENSERGRGNMLATVTNTTVEIVVSEHVFSSVYGEDGGNVDRIRQISGASVTVYDPSAGTSQGKVVISGTPDQTFAAQSLLQAFIQSGQVS; this is encoded by the exons ATGTcaaatgttttgtttttatcaGTGGTCAACGCCTACATG ATTACTGGTGAAAGTTTGGGTGTAAAGAAAGCGCTGGTTTCTGTATCTCATTGTCTTCAAGATTGTCCACCATTAGCCAAAGCTCCGGTATCTTTGAGCCCGCCAACTCTTAGCTCTTCTGATATGTCATCCCCGGATCCACATGATGAACTTTTTCCTCACCTTAATTCATGGCTACCCTCCATGGAAGGTTTATCTATAAACGATGCTTCAAGACAGACAACAAACTCTAATGGAAACTTTAATCTTGACTCGAAAGGTGCAGAGCACCAAGTTGTGTTCAGAATCCTTTGCTCTAATAACGTAGCTGGTAGTGTGATTGGCAAAAGAGGGGCTATAGTCAGAGCTCTAGAAAACAAAACAGGTGCTTCTATTATCTTTGCAGCTCCTATAAACAACTTTGCTGAGCGCATTGTCACCGTTTCTGCCATCGAG AACCTTGGATCTAGTTATTCTCCAGCACAAGATGCTGTTATTCTGGTCTTCGCTAGAATTATTGAAGATCATATTGGAAAGGGTTTTCTACCGGCATCTAGTGTAGAATCACCTGTAACTGTGAGGCTTTTAGTTGCATCAAGCTCTGTAAATTGCTTGAATGGCAATGAAGGTCAGGTGATTTCGGAATTGAAAGAGTCAACCAGGGCTGATATACAAATTTTGCATGGAGAGCCGGTTCCAACTGCTTCTGATAATGATGTGGTAGTACAG ATCACTGGTGGGTACAGATGTGTACAAAATGCTCTACATAAAATCACTAGTAGAATCAGGGATAATCTTTACCCAAATGAGGTGCTTGCTGAAGCAAGAACGAATTCCAACTTTCAAGTGAATAAGGATATTGCAGAGGGTAATTTTTCTGCCCATGGAAAATCTGCTTTTCCTTTAGGGAGGTTTATGCGACAG AATGCTGGGGGGCATGGTGGATCTAACTCAGAGAATGGAGTATTACATACGGATTTAAGTGAGAATTCCGAACGTGGGAG AGGAAACATGCTTGCTACTGTGACAAATACTACTGTGGAGATTGTAGTTTCTGAACATGTCTTCAGTTCTGTTTATGGCGAAGATGGCGGCAATGTGGATCGAATCAGACAG ATTTCAGGTGCAAGTGTAACGGTTTATGATCCTTCTGCCGGAACAAGCCAAGGGAAGGTAGTGATATCCGGGACACCTGATCAAACCTTTGCAGCACAGAGCTTGCTTCAAGCCTTCATTCAATCTGGACAAGTAAGCTGA